In Nitrosospira briensis C-128, a genomic segment contains:
- a CDS encoding fructosamine kinase family protein, with product MPAWSEISAQIARSTGIPFAVETISSVGGGCINQAHRIEGNGQRFFVKLNNAESLAMFDAEAAGLQEICNTRALRVPMPICWGRNTSEAWLVLEYLEMGRASRGSAAALGAGLAAMHHFTSGKFGWTRDNTIGATPQINQSCADWIEFWRRHRLGYQLRLAGVNGYTGRLQAQGEQLLEKLHFFFPGPQPVASLLHGDLWSGNHGFDDAAQPVLFDPAVYYGDRETDIAMTELFGGFSKAFYAAYREAYPLDAGYETRKTLYNLYHILNHLNLFGGGYLHQAQQAISRLLAEVN from the coding sequence ATGCCTGCCTGGTCTGAAATCTCGGCACAGATCGCTCGCTCCACCGGTATTCCTTTCGCCGTCGAAACCATTTCTTCCGTTGGTGGCGGATGTATCAATCAAGCGCATCGGATCGAAGGCAACGGCCAGCGATTTTTCGTCAAACTGAATAATGCCGAAAGCCTGGCGATGTTTGATGCGGAAGCAGCAGGCCTCCAGGAAATCTGCAATACCCGCGCGTTGCGCGTTCCCATGCCGATATGCTGGGGGAGAAATACATCCGAGGCATGGCTGGTGCTGGAATATCTGGAGATGGGCAGGGCTTCTCGCGGCAGCGCGGCAGCCCTGGGCGCGGGGCTTGCCGCCATGCATCATTTCACTTCCGGGAAATTCGGGTGGACGCGCGATAACACGATCGGCGCCACCCCGCAAATCAATCAATCCTGTGCCGACTGGATTGAATTCTGGCGTAGACACCGCTTGGGTTATCAATTGCGGCTCGCCGGCGTTAATGGCTACACCGGAAGACTACAGGCGCAGGGCGAGCAACTGTTGGAGAAGCTTCATTTCTTTTTTCCAGGACCGCAACCAGTTGCGTCACTATTGCATGGCGACTTATGGAGCGGCAACCATGGCTTTGATGACGCAGCCCAGCCAGTGCTATTCGACCCGGCTGTATATTATGGCGATCGCGAGACGGATATCGCCATGACCGAACTTTTCGGCGGTTTCTCCAAGGCGTTTTATGCCGCTTATCGGGAAGCCTACCCACTTGACGCCGGCTATGAAACGCGTAAAACGCTTTATAACCTCTACCACATACTGAACCATCTCAATCTGTTTGGCGGCGGCTATCTCCATCAGGCACAGCAAGCGATCAGCAGACTGCTTGCCGAAGTCAACTAA
- a CDS encoding methane monooxygenase/ammonia monooxygenase subunit C, translating to MATTLGTSGHAKASGRDYDMSEWYDSRWYKFGLITMLLVAIFWVWYQRTFAYSHGMDSMEPEFEKVWMGLWRVHMIVMPIFALITWGWIWKTRDTNLDNLDPKLEVKRYFYWMMWLGVYLFGVYWGGSFFTEQDASWHQVIIRDTSFTPSHVVVFYGSFPMYIVCGVASYLYAMTRLPLYSRGTSFPLVMAIAGPLMILPNVGLNEWGHAFWFMEELFSAPLHWGFVILGWSGLFAGGIAAQIITRYSNLTDVVWNGQSKVILNNRIVP from the coding sequence ATGGCAACAACACTAGGAACGTCGGGTCACGCCAAGGCAAGCGGCCGGGACTACGACATGTCGGAGTGGTATGACTCGAGGTGGTACAAATTCGGGCTCATCACCATGCTGCTGGTAGCGATATTCTGGGTCTGGTATCAACGGACCTTCGCCTACTCGCACGGCATGGACTCCATGGAACCCGAGTTTGAAAAAGTATGGATGGGACTGTGGCGCGTCCACATGATCGTCATGCCGATCTTTGCCCTCATCACCTGGGGCTGGATCTGGAAGACCCGCGACACCAACCTGGACAACCTTGACCCCAAACTGGAAGTCAAGCGTTACTTCTACTGGATGATGTGGCTTGGCGTCTACCTGTTTGGCGTTTACTGGGGCGGCAGCTTCTTCACCGAGCAGGACGCCTCCTGGCACCAGGTCATCATCCGCGACACCAGCTTCACCCCCAGCCACGTAGTCGTATTCTACGGCTCCTTCCCCATGTACATCGTCTGCGGCGTGGCAAGCTACCTGTACGCCATGACCCGCCTGCCGCTGTACTCCCGTGGCACCTCGTTCCCGCTCGTCATGGCCATTGCCGGACCGCTCATGATCCTGCCGAACGTAGGTCTGAACGAATGGGGTCATGCCTTCTGGTTCATGGAAGAACTCTTCAGCGCACCGCTGCACTGGGGCTTCGTCATCCTGGGCTGGTCGGGACTGTTTGCAGGCGGGATTGCAGCACAGATCATCACCCGCTACTCCAACCTGACCGACGTCGTCTGGAATGGCCAAAGCAAAGTCATCCTCAACAACCGGATCGTACCGTAA
- a CDS encoding primosomal protein N' has product MPIVRVALDVPLNTLFDYLAPDTEITAQDIGRRVRVPFGRNTKTGLIMEVTTHSSVDPLKLKHITHIFRDIPSLSPALLDLFHFCSEYYHHPLGEVVMNGLPTRLRSNKPFTQNFPSAFHYCLTAAGHAADTSAIPARSIIKRRLLAKLRESVAMTGSEAKQFSQRAPQALKELVALRWVEEIAVTPFETSASGAKTAPVPILTPAQQNAIDVIAPKISAFNAWLLHGVTGSGKTEVYLRLISLLLQQARQTLVLVPEINLTPQLEAVFRARFPAVKLVSLHSGLSPSERAAGWLQAQQGDAEIILGTRLAVFTPLPKLGLLIVDEEQDASFKQQDGLRYSARDVAIFRAKYAGVPVILGSATPSLESYYNAMSGRYLRLGLPSRAVKNAVLPMVRCIDTRAVKTKESFSEPVIAALEKCLSLNQQSLVFINRRGYAPVLLCKSCGWTAVCHRCASRLVVHLREKKLRCHHCGHQERFPGFCQECGDQDIAPFGHGTQRVEAALIQRFPDARIMRIDRDSTSRKDAWGRMLKDIQEHRVDILVGTQILAKGHDFPNLSLVVTLNSDASLFSTDFRASERLFAQLMQVAGRAGRADIPGEVLIQTEFPDHPLYHALRQHNYDLLAQTLLEERKTAGFPPFVYQVLLRAEAPRIDAALDFLASAASIAKAPKQVEVFDPVPAQMSRLKGMERGYLLVQCRSRKKLQEFLAGWRIKLDALPSYKVRWTLDIDPLEF; this is encoded by the coding sequence ATGCCCATCGTACGCGTCGCGCTTGATGTTCCCCTGAATACTCTATTCGATTATCTTGCACCGGATACCGAGATAACGGCGCAAGATATCGGCAGGCGCGTGCGCGTTCCCTTCGGAAGAAATACGAAGACTGGGTTGATCATGGAAGTGACTACTCACTCTTCTGTGGACCCCCTCAAGCTCAAGCATATTACGCATATATTTCGGGATATTCCCTCTCTGTCCCCGGCATTGCTTGATCTATTTCATTTCTGTAGCGAGTACTATCATCATCCTCTGGGGGAGGTGGTCATGAATGGACTGCCGACCCGGTTGCGCAGCAATAAACCTTTTACCCAAAATTTTCCATCTGCATTTCACTATTGCCTCACCGCAGCGGGGCACGCCGCCGACACGTCAGCGATTCCGGCCCGCAGTATCATCAAACGAAGACTTTTAGCAAAACTGAGAGAATCGGTTGCAATGACCGGCAGTGAGGCAAAGCAATTCTCGCAGCGGGCTCCCCAGGCCCTGAAGGAACTGGTAGCGCTTCGGTGGGTTGAAGAAATAGCCGTTACGCCTTTCGAAACTTCGGCTTCCGGTGCCAAAACAGCGCCGGTGCCCATCCTTACCCCCGCGCAGCAAAATGCCATCGATGTGATTGCTCCGAAAATAAGTGCGTTCAACGCGTGGCTGCTGCATGGGGTTACCGGCAGCGGGAAAACCGAGGTATACCTGCGTCTGATTTCGCTGCTGTTGCAACAAGCGCGGCAAACACTGGTGCTCGTTCCTGAGATCAATCTGACACCACAGTTGGAGGCCGTCTTCCGTGCGCGCTTTCCCGCAGTGAAGCTGGTAAGTCTCCATAGCGGGCTCAGCCCTTCCGAACGTGCAGCCGGCTGGCTGCAAGCGCAGCAGGGCGATGCGGAAATAATATTGGGCACTCGCCTGGCGGTATTCACGCCATTGCCAAAGCTTGGGCTGCTGATAGTGGATGAGGAACAGGACGCCTCATTCAAGCAACAGGATGGCTTGCGCTATTCTGCGCGAGACGTCGCTATCTTTCGTGCCAAGTATGCCGGTGTGCCGGTAATACTTGGCTCCGCCACCCCGTCGCTTGAAAGTTATTACAACGCCATGTCCGGCCGCTATCTCCGGTTAGGGCTGCCGTCGCGTGCGGTGAAGAACGCCGTCCTGCCAATGGTCCGCTGTATCGACACCCGAGCTGTAAAAACCAAAGAAAGCTTTTCCGAGCCCGTGATCGCCGCTCTCGAGAAGTGCCTTTCGTTAAATCAGCAAAGCCTGGTTTTCATAAACCGGCGTGGTTATGCGCCGGTGCTGCTATGCAAGTCATGCGGATGGACGGCGGTCTGTCACCGCTGCGCCAGCCGCCTGGTCGTGCACCTGCGCGAGAAAAAATTGCGTTGCCACCATTGCGGTCATCAGGAACGATTTCCCGGTTTCTGCCAGGAATGCGGGGATCAGGACATTGCCCCCTTCGGGCATGGCACCCAGCGGGTGGAGGCTGCGTTGATCCAACGTTTTCCCGACGCTCGAATCATGCGCATAGATCGCGACAGCACAAGCCGAAAAGATGCTTGGGGGCGAATGCTGAAAGACATTCAGGAACATCGCGTCGACATTCTGGTTGGGACGCAAATTCTCGCGAAGGGACACGATTTTCCTAATTTGTCCCTGGTGGTCACCCTGAATTCAGATGCCTCGCTGTTCAGTACGGATTTCCGGGCCTCGGAGCGCCTGTTCGCGCAGTTGATGCAAGTCGCGGGCCGAGCCGGACGTGCCGATATACCCGGAGAAGTACTGATTCAAACCGAGTTTCCGGACCATCCGCTGTATCACGCACTACGGCAGCATAATTATGACCTGCTCGCACAAACGCTGCTGGAAGAAAGAAAGACGGCGGGGTTCCCACCATTCGTCTATCAGGTTTTATTGCGCGCCGAAGCGCCCAGAATCGATGCCGCGCTGGATTTTCTCGCCAGCGCGGCATCGATAGCGAAGGCACCAAAGCAGGTTGAAGTATTCGATCCGGTTCCGGCACAAATGTCACGCCTGAAGGGAATGGAACGCGGCTATTTACTAGTACAATGTAGGTCGCGTAAAAAATTGCAGGAATTCCTTGCCGGATGGCGGATAAAACTCGACGCACTTCCCAGCTACAAAGTGCGATGGACTCTGGACATAGATCCGCTTGAGTTCTGA
- a CDS encoding ABC transporter ATP-binding protein: MSAVLQISNLETILHTETTLVRAVDGLTLQVMRGETFALLGESGCGKSMTALSVMRLLPEIGEIVAGSVKLDGEDLLLLPETAMRSIRGKRISMIFQEPMLSLNPVMTVAQQIGEVLRRHFNLRGAAAQKRIYELLNEVGIPDASQRMNEYPFQFSGGMKQRMMIAMALAGEPELLIADEPTTALDVTIQAQVLNLMRDLQQREGMAILLITHDLGVAAEMAHRVGIMYAGEMVETATREEFFREPAHPYSRKLLASLPGRDRRRQGLRLAAISGNVPPLSREFVGCRFADRCDQAWGLCHDVAPGWTALAGEHHVRCHLFNQNLGSQVNEQGQQGQQGQQGLRDAEPEVLALNSGRADESNIQITSNPESRVSHSCLLSANDLKVYFPIRKGLMKQVVGYVKAVDGVSLEIGLGKTVALVGESGCGKTTVGKGILQLIPLSSGSVRYNGLELVGLERKRLRKLRSEFQLIFQDPYSSLNPRMRIVDIIEEGMNALNVEDDSKANDAEHQPDIAKQPKVDALLESVGLPPEAKWRYPHEFSGGQRQRIAIARALAVNPKLIVCDEPTSALDVSVQAQILNLLNELQDNLGLAYLFITHNISVVEYLADEVAVMYLGRIVERGSVDEVLISPRHPYTQALMSAIPVIELESKRHIIRLHGDLPSPANPPSGCHFHPRCPHVMPICREIYPAASSFSPTHTAHCYLYPQEKDPAAPLESQA, translated from the coding sequence ATGAGCGCCGTGCTGCAAATCAGCAACCTTGAAACCATCCTGCATACGGAGACAACGCTGGTGCGGGCTGTGGACGGGCTTACGCTGCAAGTCATGAGAGGCGAGACTTTCGCCCTATTGGGCGAATCCGGCTGCGGCAAATCCATGACTGCTTTGTCCGTCATGCGGTTACTGCCAGAGATAGGTGAAATCGTAGCGGGTTCTGTCAAGCTCGATGGAGAGGATCTTCTTCTGCTGCCGGAAACCGCGATGCGCAGTATTCGCGGAAAGCGCATCAGCATGATCTTCCAGGAGCCGATGCTGAGCCTGAATCCAGTAATGACCGTCGCACAGCAGATTGGCGAGGTCCTGCGGCGGCACTTCAATTTACGTGGCGCGGCCGCGCAAAAACGCATATACGAACTTTTGAATGAGGTAGGAATCCCCGACGCATCGCAGCGCATGAATGAATATCCTTTCCAGTTTTCGGGCGGGATGAAGCAGCGAATGATGATAGCAATGGCGTTGGCGGGTGAGCCGGAACTCCTCATCGCCGATGAGCCGACTACTGCACTCGATGTTACCATTCAGGCCCAGGTACTCAATCTCATGCGTGATTTGCAGCAACGTGAGGGGATGGCTATCCTGCTGATTACTCACGATCTCGGTGTGGCGGCGGAAATGGCGCATCGGGTGGGAATAATGTACGCAGGGGAAATGGTAGAGACAGCGACGCGCGAAGAATTTTTCCGCGAGCCTGCGCATCCCTACTCGCGAAAATTACTCGCCTCGCTGCCGGGGCGGGATAGACGCCGGCAGGGCTTGCGGTTGGCGGCGATCAGCGGAAATGTGCCGCCATTGTCACGCGAATTCGTAGGCTGCCGTTTTGCCGATCGCTGTGATCAAGCCTGGGGGTTATGTCATGACGTGGCGCCGGGGTGGACGGCGCTGGCTGGCGAACATCACGTCAGGTGCCATCTTTTTAATCAGAACCTGGGATCACAAGTTAATGAGCAAGGGCAGCAAGGGCAGCAAGGGCAGCAAGGGCTAAGGGATGCGGAACCGGAGGTCTTGGCGCTGAACTCCGGGCGCGCGGATGAGTCCAATATCCAGATTACATCGAATCCCGAATCTCGTGTTTCCCATTCATGCTTGTTGTCCGCCAATGACCTGAAAGTTTACTTTCCCATCCGTAAGGGCTTGATGAAACAGGTGGTGGGGTATGTCAAAGCGGTAGATGGCGTGTCGCTGGAAATCGGCTTGGGCAAGACGGTGGCGTTGGTGGGAGAATCGGGCTGTGGTAAGACGACAGTCGGCAAGGGTATCCTGCAGTTGATCCCGCTATCCAGCGGCAGCGTGCGTTATAACGGGCTCGAATTGGTCGGGTTGGAACGCAAGCGGTTGCGGAAATTACGCTCCGAATTCCAGCTTATATTTCAGGACCCGTATTCATCGCTCAATCCGAGGATGCGCATTGTCGACATTATCGAAGAGGGCATGAATGCCCTGAATGTCGAAGACGACAGCAAAGCAAACGATGCGGAGCATCAACCAGATATCGCGAAGCAGCCTAAAGTCGATGCCCTGCTGGAAAGTGTCGGGTTGCCGCCAGAAGCTAAATGGCGTTATCCACATGAGTTTTCCGGCGGCCAGCGTCAGCGTATCGCCATCGCACGTGCTCTGGCCGTTAACCCCAAGCTGATCGTGTGCGATGAACCTACCAGCGCACTGGACGTATCGGTCCAAGCCCAGATTCTGAACCTGTTGAACGAATTGCAGGACAATCTGGGATTGGCCTATCTATTCATCACTCATAATATTTCAGTAGTTGAATATCTCGCGGATGAAGTGGCGGTAATGTATCTTGGAAGAATTGTAGAACGGGGAAGCGTGGACGAAGTTTTGATCAGTCCCAGGCATCCATATACCCAGGCTCTGATGTCTGCGATTCCCGTGATCGAGCTTGAATCGAAACGTCATATTATCCGGCTCCACGGAGACCTTCCTTCACCCGCCAATCCGCCGTCTGGTTGTCACTTTCATCCTCGTTGCCCTCACGTCATGCCAATTTGCCGCGAAATTTACCCGGCGGCAAGTTCATTCAGCCCAACGCATACCGCGCACTGTTATCTTTATCCCCAGGAAAAAGACCCAGCAGCGCCTCTCGAATCACAAGCATAA
- a CDS encoding ABC transporter permease, with the protein MAFKPVVLWTDALVYLLVAVVLVFVWHVRRNPHLLVPWRRVSHSASGMAALTVLMFFIIIGLLDTVHLRPAVGNANGGAGEQAYSVEVLSLLDLIATPLRVHVEKTYSAPFAAHLYARETVELPDGRQTREFPRLKFGGAHLQDPEAQLVTDVASRAGAGGGLGLLVWCLLLGLLAAWVARRSGETFLSTLSAISRGATAIPWNAVAIVLLLILLLSGAALALCGNYHILGTDKVGQDVFYQSLKSIRTGLVIGTLTTLMMLPFALLLGITAGYFRGWIDDVIQYLYTTLSSIPGVLLIAAAVLMMQVYIETRPELFDTIAARADLRLLFLCIILGVTSWTGLCRLLRGETLKLREMEYIQAAHAFGVSHWRIISRHILPNVMHIVLITTVMDFSGLVLAEAVLSYVGVGVDPSTISFGTMINAARLEMAREPVVWWALFAAFSFMFALVLSANLFADAVQNAFDPRVRTLSAKIGTLRRKKIGKAPKAKPVSAGIEGPLSS; encoded by the coding sequence ATGGCTTTCAAACCTGTAGTTCTCTGGACAGATGCGCTGGTCTATCTGCTTGTGGCAGTAGTGCTCGTATTCGTCTGGCATGTACGGCGAAACCCGCACCTTCTTGTCCCATGGCGGCGCGTGAGTCACAGTGCGAGCGGCATGGCAGCGCTCACGGTATTGATGTTCTTTATCATTATCGGGCTACTCGATACGGTGCATTTACGTCCCGCTGTGGGAAACGCCAACGGCGGCGCCGGTGAGCAGGCTTACAGCGTGGAAGTGTTGAGTCTGCTTGATCTGATCGCCACCCCCCTGCGCGTACACGTGGAAAAGACCTATTCAGCGCCCTTTGCCGCGCACCTTTACGCTCGAGAAACAGTGGAACTCCCGGATGGCAGGCAAACACGGGAATTTCCCCGGCTGAAATTCGGCGGGGCGCATTTGCAGGATCCCGAAGCGCAGCTTGTCACCGACGTCGCGTCGAGAGCCGGAGCGGGCGGAGGCCTGGGATTACTCGTCTGGTGCCTGCTGCTGGGGTTGCTGGCTGCCTGGGTGGCGCGCCGCAGTGGCGAGACCTTCCTGTCGACGCTTTCCGCCATTTCGCGTGGCGCTACCGCAATCCCATGGAATGCAGTGGCTATCGTGCTCTTGCTGATACTATTGCTCAGCGGTGCCGCGTTGGCATTGTGCGGAAATTACCACATATTAGGTACCGACAAGGTAGGACAGGACGTTTTTTACCAGTCGCTCAAAAGCATCCGCACCGGACTCGTGATCGGAACCCTGACTACGTTGATGATGCTCCCTTTTGCGCTGCTTCTGGGTATTACGGCGGGCTACTTCCGGGGGTGGATAGATGATGTGATTCAATACCTCTATACGACGCTGAGTTCGATTCCGGGTGTTTTACTCATCGCGGCGGCGGTATTGATGATGCAGGTTTATATCGAGACCCGCCCTGAGCTGTTCGATACAATTGCCGCGCGGGCGGACCTGCGCCTGCTGTTTCTCTGCATCATACTCGGGGTTACGAGTTGGACCGGCCTGTGCCGTCTACTGCGCGGCGAGACATTGAAGTTGCGCGAAATGGAGTATATACAGGCGGCTCACGCGTTTGGTGTTTCCCATTGGCGCATTATCAGCCGGCACATTCTTCCTAACGTAATGCATATCGTGCTCATTACGACCGTCATGGATTTCAGCGGCCTGGTTCTCGCGGAGGCCGTATTGTCTTACGTCGGTGTCGGGGTTGATCCGTCGACGATCAGTTTTGGGACCATGATCAATGCCGCGCGGCTGGAAATGGCGCGTGAGCCGGTGGTATGGTGGGCCTTGTTCGCGGCTTTCAGCTTCATGTTTGCGCTGGTGTTGAGCGCTAATCTATTTGCCGATGCGGTACAGAATGCGTTTGACCCACGCGTGAGAACCTTGTCGGCAAAAATTGGCACATTGCGGCGCAAAAAAATCGGGAAAGCGCCGAAAGCCAAACCGGTTTCCGCCGGAATCGAAGGCCCCCTTTCCTCATGA
- the argH gene encoding argininosuccinate lyase gives MAASKKTNTSVEKNMNTWSGRFSEPVSELVQRYTASVSFDRRLAEYDIQGSLAHARMLAAANIIDADDLAAIQLGLGQIREEIRCGEFVWLLELEDVHLNIEKRLTALIGDAGKRLHTARSRNDQVATDIRLYLRASIDDIISLIHAMQHALLDLAEKHTDTVMPGFTHLQVAQPVVFGHHLMAYFEMLRRDVERLSDCRKRVNRLPLGAAALAGTSYPIDRDGVAQELGFDGVCENSLDAVSDRDFAIEFCAAAALIMTHLSRLSEELILWMNPSFGFIDLADRFCTGSSIMPQKKNPDVPELVRGKTGRVNGHLVALLTLMKAQPLAYNKDNQEDKEPLFDTIDTLTDTLRIYADMLTGVRVNQDAMYKAAMRGYATATDLADYLVKKGLPFREAHETVAQAVRFADNSRRDLGALTLLELQQFSPLIEDDIFAVLTLEGSVNSRNHIGGTAPAQVSAAIARARKCLS, from the coding sequence ATGGCAGCCTCAAAAAAGACCAATACATCGGTTGAAAAAAACATGAACACATGGTCGGGCCGATTCAGCGAACCGGTTTCCGAGTTAGTGCAGCGCTACACCGCCTCGGTGAGTTTCGACCGGCGCCTGGCGGAATACGATATTCAGGGATCTCTTGCTCACGCCCGGATGCTCGCAGCGGCAAACATTATTGACGCGGATGACCTGGCGGCTATCCAACTTGGCTTGGGCCAGATCCGGGAGGAAATCCGCTGTGGCGAATTTGTCTGGCTGCTGGAACTGGAGGATGTACACCTCAATATCGAGAAACGCCTGACTGCCCTCATTGGCGATGCCGGAAAGCGGCTGCATACGGCACGATCACGCAATGATCAGGTGGCTACCGATATACGTCTCTATTTGCGCGCTTCAATCGACGACATTATCAGCCTCATCCACGCGATGCAGCACGCCTTGCTGGATCTCGCAGAAAAGCATACCGATACGGTAATGCCGGGTTTCACGCATTTGCAGGTGGCGCAGCCGGTCGTCTTCGGCCACCATCTCATGGCATATTTTGAAATGCTGAGGCGCGATGTCGAACGATTATCCGACTGCCGAAAGCGCGTGAACAGATTGCCGTTGGGCGCGGCCGCGCTGGCCGGGACCAGTTATCCGATCGACCGTGATGGGGTGGCGCAAGAACTGGGGTTCGACGGCGTTTGCGAAAATTCGCTGGATGCGGTTTCCGATCGGGATTTTGCCATCGAGTTCTGTGCCGCTGCGGCACTGATCATGACACATCTGTCCCGATTATCCGAGGAACTGATTTTATGGATGAACCCATCGTTCGGCTTCATCGATCTCGCCGATCGGTTCTGCACCGGTTCGTCCATTATGCCGCAAAAGAAAAACCCCGATGTGCCGGAGTTGGTACGCGGCAAGACGGGGCGCGTCAACGGCCACCTGGTTGCACTGCTTACCCTGATGAAGGCGCAACCGCTCGCCTACAACAAGGATAATCAGGAAGACAAGGAACCCTTGTTCGATACGATAGATACGCTCACTGACACGCTGCGTATCTATGCTGACATGCTGACAGGGGTTCGTGTCAACCAGGATGCAATGTATAAGGCCGCGATGCGTGGTTATGCCACCGCGACTGACCTGGCGGATTACCTGGTGAAAAAAGGGCTGCCTTTTCGTGAAGCGCATGAAACCGTCGCGCAGGCAGTGCGCTTTGCCGATAACAGCAGGCGGGACCTGGGCGCGCTTACCCTGCTGGAGTTGCAACAATTCTCGCCGCTCATCGAGGATGACATCTTCGCTGTGCTGACCCTGGAAGGTTCCGTCAACAGCCGCAACCATATCGGCGGAACGGCGCCGGCACAGGTAAGCGCGGCCATCGCCCGCGCAAGGAAATGTCTATCCTGA
- a CDS encoding peptide chain release factor 3 codes for MMVGQQVARRRTFAIISHPDAGKTTLTEKLLLFAGAIHIAGSVKARKASRHATSDWMEIEKQRGISVASSVMQMEYRDCVINLLDTPGHQDFSEDTYRVLTAVDAALMVIDAANGVEAQTLRLLEVCRARNTPILTFVNKMDREVREPLDLINEIEQTLSMAAVPFTWPMGMGRSFKGVFDLQRDSMRVFQPGSDRLDDEDEIIKGLDNPALEERFADGAATMQQEIELIRGASPEFSHEAFLAGQQTPVFFGSAINNFGVREVLDALVNLAPPPGSRVALQRQVQPGESKFSGVVFKIQANMNPAHRDRIAFVRICSGRFDRGMNLRIVRNGKDIRTNGVVSFLSQRRDLLDIAYPGDIIGIPNHGTLQLGDTLTEGERLQFTGLPFFAPEIFQTVELADPMRSKQLKLGLAQLGEEGAIQVFRPHWGGTLLLGAVGTLQFEVVAHRLKHEYGVDARLAPAKYQLARWVTADDSRELKRFIDTNAHRIAYDVVDAPTFLASYGAELSVAEESWKYIQFHRMREHAGLLFQTHLDR; via the coding sequence ATGATGGTCGGTCAGCAAGTGGCGCGGCGTCGCACGTTTGCCATAATTTCTCACCCGGATGCCGGTAAGACGACGCTTACCGAGAAGTTGCTGCTGTTTGCGGGCGCCATTCATATCGCAGGTAGCGTCAAGGCGCGAAAGGCGAGCCGACACGCCACTTCCGACTGGATGGAGATTGAGAAGCAACGAGGTATTTCGGTGGCCAGTTCAGTGATGCAGATGGAATACCGCGATTGCGTCATCAATCTCCTGGATACGCCCGGCCACCAGGATTTCTCCGAGGACACCTATCGCGTTCTGACCGCCGTTGACGCCGCGCTGATGGTAATTGACGCCGCCAATGGCGTCGAAGCCCAGACACTGCGTCTGCTGGAGGTGTGCCGTGCACGCAACACGCCCATTCTTACTTTCGTGAATAAAATGGATCGCGAAGTACGTGAACCGCTCGATCTTATCAATGAAATCGAACAAACGCTGAGCATGGCCGCTGTACCTTTTACCTGGCCGATGGGTATGGGCCGCAGCTTCAAAGGTGTATTCGACCTGCAGCGCGATAGCATGCGCGTTTTTCAGCCCGGGTCCGATAGGCTGGATGATGAAGACGAAATCATCAAAGGGCTGGATAACCCGGCACTCGAAGAACGCTTTGCGGATGGTGCCGCTACCATGCAGCAGGAAATCGAACTGATACGCGGCGCTTCACCCGAATTCAGTCATGAAGCCTTTCTCGCCGGCCAGCAGACCCCGGTATTTTTTGGCTCAGCCATCAACAATTTCGGCGTGCGAGAAGTACTTGACGCGCTGGTTAATCTTGCCCCGCCGCCCGGGTCGCGTGTAGCTTTGCAGCGGCAGGTGCAACCGGGTGAATCGAAATTTTCAGGAGTGGTGTTCAAGATTCAGGCTAATATGAATCCAGCTCATCGGGATCGCATCGCGTTTGTGAGGATTTGCTCGGGCCGGTTCGATCGCGGCATGAACTTGAGGATTGTGCGTAACGGTAAGGATATCCGCACCAACGGCGTGGTGTCGTTTCTCTCCCAGCGACGCGACTTGCTCGATATCGCCTATCCCGGCGATATCATCGGGATCCCCAACCATGGAACACTGCAGCTAGGGGATACACTGACCGAAGGCGAGCGATTGCAATTCACGGGCTTGCCGTTTTTCGCGCCCGAAATCTTCCAGACGGTCGAGCTCGCCGATCCGATGCGCAGCAAACAGCTAAAATTGGGACTGGCACAGTTGGGCGAGGAGGGTGCGATTCAGGTGTTTCGTCCTCATTGGGGCGGGACGCTGCTGCTGGGTGCGGTAGGTACTTTGCAATTCGAGGTGGTAGCACACCGGCTCAAGCATGAATATGGCGTCGATGCCCGGCTCGCGCCTGCCAAGTACCAACTGGCCCGCTGGGTCACTGCGGACGACTCCCGCGAGCTCAAGCGGTTCATCGATACCAATGCGCACCGGATAGCCTATGACGTCGTCGATGCCCCGACTTTCCTGGCTTCATATGGAGCGGAACTCAGCGTAGCCGAGGAAAGCTGGAAGTATATTCAGTTCCATCGAATGCGAGAGCATGCCGGACTGTTATTCCAGACTCATCTCGACAGGTGA